From Oceaniferula marina, a single genomic window includes:
- a CDS encoding alanine/glycine:cation symporter family protein: protein MLYQRFFAFLGLLVSLPMMVGSASAGQEDAISSQLNGAMRPVADFLETIIFFSVKVLGQSLPIVLVVLGGTAIFLTLRFKFLNIRAIGLAYRTVKGKYTDEDAPGQITHFQALTAALSATVGLGNIAGVAMAVSVGGPGATFWMILMGLCGMTTKFCECTLGVKYRKIDDHGRVHGGGMYYLSQGLKEKGLGGLGKVLAVFFAVMCIGSAIGAGNMFQVNQAASQMSDAFGIFQGSKLGFGLIVAVIVGLVIIGGIVVIARVTSFLIPLMCGMYVLVAFAIIATHLDDVGDAFSQIITGAFSPMAVGGGFIGVLIQGIQRAAFSNEAGIGSSPIAHSAVKTRKPASEGLVALLEPFTDTVVVCTMTALVIIMTGMWKVDAIVKKDATPLFVEPGVEQVVKQVSEGDELRLLGLSEDEKFGEVWEEGREKSMWVTMTDVDKVEGIGKTSRAFGEKYAWFPKLLAVAVLLFAFSTMISWSYYGEQAVIYLCGGPHEMAILIYKLLFCGFVVVGAVTSLSNVIRVSDAMLFAMVIPNMIGLYVLLPVVRNELADFRKHVAEIEGKE from the coding sequence ATGCTCTATCAACGATTTTTTGCGTTCCTTGGTCTCCTCGTTTCTCTTCCCATGATGGTTGGTTCGGCTTCCGCCGGGCAGGAAGATGCGATTTCATCTCAGCTGAATGGTGCCATGAGGCCGGTGGCTGATTTTCTGGAGACGATTATTTTCTTTTCCGTTAAGGTGTTAGGTCAATCGTTGCCGATTGTACTCGTGGTCTTGGGCGGCACGGCTATTTTTCTGACGCTGCGATTCAAGTTTCTCAACATTCGTGCGATTGGTCTGGCTTATCGGACGGTGAAGGGGAAGTACACGGACGAGGATGCACCGGGGCAAATCACTCATTTTCAGGCGCTGACTGCGGCTTTGTCGGCGACGGTGGGCTTGGGAAATATTGCGGGAGTGGCGATGGCGGTGAGCGTCGGAGGTCCCGGAGCGACATTCTGGATGATTTTGATGGGGCTGTGCGGCATGACGACCAAGTTCTGTGAGTGTACACTCGGGGTTAAATATCGGAAAATTGATGACCATGGTCGGGTTCACGGTGGTGGGATGTATTACCTGAGCCAGGGCTTGAAGGAAAAAGGCTTGGGCGGATTGGGTAAGGTCTTGGCAGTGTTTTTTGCGGTGATGTGTATCGGCAGTGCGATTGGCGCAGGGAACATGTTTCAGGTGAATCAGGCAGCCTCTCAGATGAGCGATGCTTTTGGTATTTTTCAGGGGAGCAAGTTGGGATTCGGCTTGATTGTTGCGGTGATTGTGGGGCTTGTGATCATCGGTGGGATTGTGGTGATCGCCCGGGTGACCTCCTTTTTGATTCCTCTGATGTGTGGCATGTATGTGTTGGTGGCTTTTGCGATTATTGCGACGCACCTTGACGATGTTGGCGATGCTTTTTCCCAGATCATTACCGGGGCCTTTAGTCCGATGGCTGTTGGCGGAGGCTTTATCGGTGTGCTCATTCAAGGAATTCAGCGTGCGGCTTTTTCGAATGAGGCGGGGATTGGATCGTCTCCGATTGCCCACTCGGCGGTGAAAACGAGGAAGCCAGCCAGTGAAGGATTGGTGGCCTTGCTCGAGCCATTCACCGACACGGTGGTGGTTTGCACGATGACAGCCTTGGTGATTATTATGACCGGGATGTGGAAGGTGGATGCGATTGTCAAAAAAGACGCCACGCCCTTGTTTGTCGAGCCCGGGGTTGAGCAAGTAGTGAAACAAGTATCCGAGGGCGATGAGTTACGACTGCTTGGCTTGTCAGAGGATGAAAAATTTGGAGAAGTCTGGGAAGAGGGGCGTGAAAAGTCGATGTGGGTGACCATGACGGATGTGGATAAGGTCGAGGGGATTGGAAAAACGTCGCGCGCATTTGGAGAGAAGTATGCCTGGTTCCCGAAGCTTCTGGCGGTTGCCGTTTTATTGTTTGCCTTTTCGACGATGATTTCCTGGTCTTATTATGGAGAGCAGGCGGTGATTTACCTCTGTGGGGGACCTCATGAGATGGCGATTCTTATCTATAAGCTGCTTTTTTGTGGATTTGTGGTGGTGGGGGCGGTCACCTCGCTGTCGAACGTCATCCGGGTATCGGATGCGATGCTTTTTGCGATGGTGATTCCGAACATGATTGGCCTTTATGTGCTTTTACCGGTGGTCAGGAATGAGTTGGCGGACTTCCGCAAACATGTGGCGGAGATCGAAGGCAAAGAATAG
- a CDS encoding nucleoid-associated protein encodes MTHTLNFKRAKLTTLTLAQVGNSLRSEPLRTSNELCRFSNDDTGVLTLSFLKPFRNLERRALSHDSSLDLNEVYRYATEIFKDPEELLNHGRKIARHLYKTSKHPNIKAGDLCIALIDDVLVNGEPLRALSIIKSESRVPFLEVSDSEGNLQLITHRGISPEKIDKGCLIVNCDAEGGFLVYTFDKASSDAHFWMRDFLGVKYRKDNDYVTKRYADMAVDFAKEGLPEDMEAEKKCRVANRAMNYFEERDEFDLKGFREEALQEPEIIEQFDEFRGKQDEDDGEPLPESFEIDKKIAKKSSNRYRSTIKLDSGVNISFAPAFKEADEDVIERGEDSQRQKKWIKIYYEEEI; translated from the coding sequence ATGACCCATACGTTGAATTTTAAACGCGCGAAGTTGACCACCCTGACCTTGGCTCAGGTGGGGAACTCCCTCCGATCCGAACCCTTACGCACCTCCAATGAACTGTGCCGTTTCTCAAATGACGATACCGGGGTGCTGACCTTGTCTTTTTTGAAACCCTTCCGGAATTTGGAGCGTCGGGCCTTAAGTCATGATTCCTCCTTGGACTTGAACGAGGTGTATCGCTACGCAACAGAGATTTTCAAAGATCCGGAGGAGTTGTTGAACCACGGGCGGAAGATTGCGAGGCACTTATATAAAACCTCGAAACACCCGAACATCAAGGCTGGAGACCTGTGTATTGCATTGATCGATGATGTATTGGTCAATGGTGAGCCATTACGGGCACTGAGTATTATCAAGTCGGAAAGCCGGGTTCCTTTTCTCGAGGTGTCCGACAGTGAAGGGAATCTGCAGCTCATCACCCATCGGGGGATTTCTCCTGAAAAAATTGACAAAGGTTGCCTGATCGTTAACTGCGATGCCGAAGGGGGGTTTTTAGTCTATACCTTCGACAAGGCGAGTTCGGATGCTCATTTTTGGATGCGGGACTTTCTTGGTGTAAAGTATCGTAAGGACAACGATTATGTGACGAAGCGATATGCGGATATGGCGGTGGATTTCGCCAAGGAAGGTTTACCTGAGGATATGGAGGCCGAAAAAAAGTGCCGGGTAGCCAACCGCGCAATGAATTATTTTGAGGAACGCGATGAATTTGACCTCAAGGGATTCCGTGAAGAGGCTTTGCAGGAGCCGGAGATCATTGAGCAGTTTGATGAGTTTCGCGGCAAGCAGGATGAGGATGATGGTGAGCCATTGCCCGAATCCTTTGAAATCGATAAAAAAATTGCGAAGAAATCGAGTAACCGCTACCGCAGCACGATCAAATTGGATTCCGGAGTGAATATTAGCTTTGCCCCTGCCTTCAAGGAAGCCGACGAGGATGTGATCGAGCGTGGAGAGGACAGCCAAAGGCAGAAAAAGTGGATTAAAATCTACTACGAAGAGGAGATTTGA
- a CDS encoding D-Ala-D-Ala carboxypeptidase family metallohydrolase has product MPQPASKHPTDHPTDHTQTPIIPSKDTFFVNGGIPLCLRASASTSRRKFLAMAGLTAVGAMAGSTGVRAALFSTMSDKPVPGIPHAWVQAKGTDVLRYANYIQSLNLRNVTPRMVLAPHFKTRGRTSNTLPPKSQWKSIANTLKVVDKMVVKMGSPLREITSAYRSPRYNRAVGGKSRSYHMQNLALDLKFKGVSAYHAQYVAKQLRKQGVFKGGVGRYPSFTHIDTRGTNVSW; this is encoded by the coding sequence ATGCCTCAACCTGCAAGCAAACACCCTACCGATCATCCTACCGATCACACTCAAACACCGATTATCCCGTCCAAGGATACCTTTTTCGTTAATGGAGGAATTCCGCTGTGCCTCAGGGCCTCAGCCAGCACTTCACGAAGAAAGTTTTTGGCGATGGCGGGGCTGACGGCTGTAGGGGCGATGGCAGGTTCGACGGGTGTTCGAGCGGCCTTGTTCAGCACGATGAGTGACAAACCGGTTCCAGGCATTCCTCATGCCTGGGTGCAGGCAAAAGGAACGGACGTGCTGAGATATGCCAATTACATTCAGAGTTTGAATTTGAGGAATGTGACTCCGCGGATGGTGCTCGCTCCCCATTTTAAAACCAGGGGGAGGACCAGCAATACTCTTCCTCCGAAGAGCCAATGGAAAAGCATCGCGAACACCCTGAAAGTGGTGGATAAGATGGTGGTAAAAATGGGATCGCCATTGCGTGAAATTACTTCGGCATACCGCAGCCCACGCTACAACCGCGCGGTGGGAGGTAAGAGCCGTTCGTATCACATGCAGAATCTGGCGTTGGATCTGAAATTCAAGGGCGTTTCTGCGTATCATGCCCAGTATGTTGCGAAGCAACTGCGAAAGCAGGGCGTGTTCAAAGGGGGAGTCGGGCGTTACCCGAGCTTTACCCACATCGATACCCGTGGGACCAACGTTAGCTGGTAA
- the rsmI gene encoding 16S rRNA (cytidine(1402)-2'-O)-methyltransferase has product MITFVPTPIGNRADITQRALSTLQDADLIACEDTRHSRPLLKHYEIDVPLISLHDHNEQQRIPEIVEKAQQGLNIAVISDAGTPLISDPGYRLVQACIEHQLEYTVLPGPSAVITALAGSGFPCHAFSFDGFLPVKKGKRRKALEAAIESGKTALFFESPHRLISTLEILSDIHPQLEVCVARELSKKFETYHRGSANDLWAQFKQRAPKGEIVLLINPASITS; this is encoded by the coding sequence ATGATCACCTTTGTCCCCACTCCGATTGGCAACCGGGCCGACATCACCCAGCGGGCCCTGAGCACGCTGCAAGATGCCGACCTCATCGCCTGCGAGGACACTCGACACTCACGCCCACTGCTCAAGCACTACGAAATCGACGTCCCTCTGATTTCCCTGCACGACCACAACGAACAGCAGCGCATCCCCGAGATCGTTGAAAAAGCCCAACAAGGGCTGAATATCGCCGTCATCTCGGACGCGGGAACCCCTCTCATCTCCGACCCCGGATACCGACTGGTTCAGGCCTGCATAGAACATCAGCTCGAATACACCGTGCTGCCAGGGCCATCCGCCGTTATTACCGCCCTCGCGGGTTCCGGCTTTCCCTGCCACGCCTTCAGCTTCGATGGATTTCTTCCTGTCAAAAAGGGAAAACGTCGAAAGGCACTGGAAGCAGCTATCGAATCAGGCAAGACCGCCCTCTTCTTCGAATCCCCCCACCGACTGATCTCCACCTTGGAAATCCTCAGCGACATCCACCCACAGCTGGAAGTCTGTGTAGCTCGTGAGCTCAGCAAAAAATTCGAAACCTACCACCGCGGCTCGGCCAACGATCTTTGGGCACAGTTTAAACAACGTGCACCAAAAGGAGAAATCGTGCTCCTGATCAATCCCGCGTCAATTACCAGCTAA
- the lptE gene encoding LPS assembly lipoprotein LptE — MLHRLLLLLLPLALASCTGYHLGGSKPSHLAHVENIQVPLFVNETQLTRADAYATNSAVDALTRDGSYRITNINDAQAVLEGSVVSIDYGQVSSSRTDTLKSEELSMEVTINWILRDASNPARILEKGSSRGKTRFFAGDNLEIAKVNALPDALRRACESMTSRIANGF; from the coding sequence ATGCTCCATCGCTTGCTCCTCCTTCTCCTGCCATTGGCTCTGGCATCCTGCACCGGCTATCATTTGGGTGGCAGCAAACCCAGCCATCTGGCTCACGTCGAAAACATCCAGGTTCCTCTGTTTGTCAATGAAACCCAACTGACCCGAGCTGATGCCTACGCGACCAATAGCGCGGTCGATGCCCTGACCCGTGACGGATCATACCGAATCACCAATATCAACGATGCCCAAGCAGTGCTCGAAGGCTCCGTGGTCTCCATCGATTACGGCCAGGTCAGTTCCTCACGGACCGATACCTTGAAATCCGAAGAGCTCAGCATGGAGGTCACCATCAACTGGATCCTGCGCGATGCCAGCAACCCGGCCCGCATCCTGGAAAAAGGAAGCTCCCGGGGCAAAACCCGCTTCTTCGCCGGAGACAACCTGGAAATTGCCAAGGTCAACGCCCTGCCCGACGCCTTGCGCAGAGCTTGCGAATCCATGACCTCGCGCATCGCCAACGGGTTTTAG
- a CDS encoding tetratricopeptide repeat protein yields MRKKVLLPLASLSLAMPLLVSCGNSDKIPLRGQTATGEVANATALLNEGRAYQSSGKNSKALSTYKEVSKSYPNSTAAPEALYARANMLDQQGELIKAFDAYQELIVNYQASSRYASALRRQEHVAHAAANGVIKNSFLGMKTKIAPSRVETMLGQVRDNAPQASSAPKAQFAIGQVWQQSGNAEKAIAAFRRISADYPESSQAPEALYQIGETLILKTKKGNKNKANFDNATSIYNELIQRYPNHKRAADARKRIKGLGGQEIQRSYNIAEFYRKKGEKTSAIFYYKEVLRKSKSGPLRDQASQRIAELEAQP; encoded by the coding sequence ATGCGCAAAAAAGTCCTTCTTCCCTTGGCCTCTCTCAGCCTCGCCATGCCCCTACTGGTGTCTTGCGGAAACTCCGACAAAATACCACTTCGCGGTCAGACCGCCACAGGCGAAGTAGCCAATGCCACAGCCCTGCTGAATGAAGGCAGAGCCTACCAGAGCAGCGGAAAAAATAGCAAAGCACTATCCACCTACAAGGAGGTTTCCAAAAGCTACCCGAACTCGACAGCCGCGCCGGAAGCCCTCTATGCGCGAGCCAACATGCTCGACCAACAGGGGGAGCTCATCAAAGCGTTCGATGCCTACCAAGAGCTGATCGTCAACTATCAGGCAAGCAGCCGCTACGCCTCCGCACTGCGCAGACAGGAACACGTGGCCCATGCCGCAGCCAACGGAGTGATCAAAAATAGTTTTCTAGGCATGAAAACCAAGATTGCCCCCAGCCGGGTAGAGACCATGCTCGGACAAGTCCGGGACAACGCCCCTCAAGCATCCAGTGCCCCAAAAGCCCAGTTTGCGATTGGCCAGGTCTGGCAACAATCCGGCAATGCTGAAAAAGCGATTGCGGCCTTCCGCCGAATCAGCGCCGACTACCCGGAAAGCTCCCAAGCACCCGAAGCGCTCTACCAAATCGGTGAAACCCTGATTCTCAAAACCAAAAAAGGAAACAAAAACAAGGCCAACTTCGACAATGCCACCAGCATCTACAACGAGCTAATCCAACGCTACCCGAATCACAAACGTGCCGCCGATGCCCGCAAGCGCATCAAGGGCCTCGGAGGACAAGAAATTCAGCGCAGCTATAACATTGCCGAATTCTACCGCAAAAAGGGAGAAAAAACATCCGCCATCTTCTACTACAAGGAAGTCCTGCGTAAGTCCAAGAGCGGCCCCTTGCGTGACCAGGCGAGCCAGCGTATTGCCGAACTCGAAGCCCAACCATAA
- a CDS encoding CAP domain-containing protein, with protein sequence MNIIKPILTWAGAAIVITSLSSCSSSSNLTQQTAAPPNAQERKIAERVFSLVNAERAKAGKKAFRGNRNLNKMAQQHSSFQASSHLTKGKPSNFGSHNRAQYAYLKYGIENLGEIESAVPASNSDPARTAVNAWMKSAEHNRHLKQSWDLTGVGVHKANNKYYITMMVGVRPSGVPRSVRPGSIYH encoded by the coding sequence ATGAACATCATTAAACCCATCCTTACTTGGGCAGGGGCGGCCATCGTTATTACATCGTTGTCATCCTGCTCTTCCTCATCAAATTTAACGCAGCAGACAGCGGCGCCTCCCAATGCGCAAGAGCGCAAAATAGCGGAGCGGGTGTTCTCACTGGTGAATGCGGAACGGGCCAAGGCGGGTAAAAAAGCATTTCGTGGAAATAGAAACCTGAACAAGATGGCGCAGCAGCACAGTTCGTTTCAGGCATCGAGTCATTTGACCAAAGGAAAACCGAGTAACTTTGGATCCCATAACCGGGCCCAGTATGCCTACTTGAAGTATGGTATTGAGAATCTGGGAGAGATCGAATCTGCAGTCCCAGCCTCAAACTCCGATCCTGCACGGACGGCCGTGAATGCCTGGATGAAAAGCGCCGAACACAACCGCCACCTCAAGCAGAGCTGGGATCTGACAGGTGTTGGTGTGCATAAGGCGAACAATAAGTATTACATCACCATGATGGTTGGTGTCCGTCCATCCGGCGTGCCCCGTTCGGTTCGCCCCGGGTCGATTTACCATTAA
- a CDS encoding ribonuclease HII, with translation MPDFSFELARMADGYRRIAGIDEAGRGPLAGPVSAAAVVLPDGFSHDLLDDSKKLTEKRRELLYEELLQNDEVLWSHSFAEVGEIEEKNILRATHAAMARAAEGLSAIPDYCLIDGLAVPGFPIPSEGIVKGDGKSMSIAAASIIAKVARDRQMRDYAKQYPGYGFEKHKGYGTKQHMQALKELGPCPIHRRTFAPIAQLLAQMDLPM, from the coding sequence ATGCCTGATTTTTCTTTTGAATTGGCCCGGATGGCGGATGGCTATCGTAGGATTGCCGGGATTGACGAAGCTGGCCGGGGGCCATTGGCCGGGCCGGTTTCAGCGGCGGCCGTGGTGCTGCCGGATGGTTTTTCCCATGACTTGCTGGATGACTCGAAAAAGCTGACGGAAAAGCGCAGGGAGCTTCTCTATGAGGAGCTGTTACAAAACGATGAGGTTCTCTGGTCGCATTCTTTTGCTGAGGTTGGAGAGATCGAGGAAAAGAACATTCTGAGGGCAACTCATGCGGCGATGGCGCGGGCCGCCGAGGGGCTGTCCGCCATCCCGGACTATTGTTTGATTGATGGATTGGCTGTCCCGGGGTTTCCCATTCCATCAGAAGGTATCGTGAAAGGGGACGGAAAGAGTATGTCGATTGCTGCGGCCAGTATTATTGCCAAAGTTGCCCGGGATCGCCAAATGAGAGACTATGCCAAGCAGTATCCTGGTTATGGTTTCGAAAAACACAAAGGCTACGGAACCAAGCAGCATATGCAGGCGTTAAAAGAGCTTGGCCCGTGTCCGATTCATCGTAGGACTTTTGCTCCCATTGCCCAATTACTGGCACAAATGGATTTGCCG